The Globicephala melas chromosome X, mGloMel1.2, whole genome shotgun sequence genome contains the following window.
GAAAATTTCCAGGACAACTTTAGAAGttcttgtttactttttatgCCATATATAAGACACGACACATTTATAgtctcaataataagaaaattgagAATCATCAGTAAAGTGCTAACACGGAAGGGGAAAGTTGCAAGATATACTAGGGTATGCTAATAACTCCAGTTATTTTCAAAGAACATTCAGACTGCTTCAAATTCTATTCAGGAAACTATCTctccaagctttttttttctttttgcctcttttAAATGTGCTGAAAGCTAACTATAAAAATGGATACTTGGGGGGGAAAAACTTCTCAATCTCTATTCAAACTTTCAGAATAATTTGCTTCTAAAAAATTATCAACAAATAATCCAACTAGACTACCTTCAGATGACATGGCAGATCAAATCAACTTGTTTTCACCTTTGTTTTACAGGTCTTCTGAAAGCCCTGACCCTTAATCCAAACCAAaactttctgatatttcaaaGGAGTTCAATAAGATTCTGGTATTATAAATTCAAACTCAGTACTGCCATCTGTTACATTCTGTTTAAAAATTGAATCATTTTCCTGCTGAATAAAAATATCTTCCCAGGTCATTGGCTTGTTCTGAGGAGTAGATGTGGTCCCTACTGGAGGTTCTTTCCCAGCATCAACCTTATACCCAATACCATCATCCTTCATGACAGGCATGGTGCCTGACTTATCAGAAAGGTATGCATATTGTCTGATCTGTAAAGACCTGCATGGATGTAAACGATAAAGCTTTGAGTCTCCAGAAGGATCTTGACTATGAACTGACTTTATGTGTGAAGACATAAACTGATAGTTGATGAAAGACTTGCCACAGGCCAAACACTGATACCTTCTCTCCCCTGTGTGATGAATTTCATGCTTTGTGCGATATTCTGCAAGAGGAAATACCTTCTCACAGTAACGGCAAGGATACTTCTTCTCCCAAGAATGAATGTTAAAATGTCTCCGCAAGCTTGTCAGACAGACATACGACCTTTTGCATACAATACAGATATAATAGACCCTTCCATCTACTATTAACTCATAGTGATCATCATGTTTTACCTTCATACGTTTATTTGCCGTCTCACTGCTAGATGTTTTTGGTATCTCATTCTCAAGTCTGGCCTCCCCTTCGTCAGGGTCATCTTTGACAGGGATCACTATATCATAAGTATCTTCACCAATATTTGCATAAACCTTGCAACCCGTCGACAAGCCTTCAATTTCAGTAGCTGTATCTAAAGTAATAATCTTCTGACCCTCCATTAGATGTTTTGATCCTAAACCTGGATCATTAGTGTTTCTAGTAATTAtatctgaaatttttaaagaattagaaaGTGGCTCTTGCAGAAGTGTAGGAATCTGCATCTTCTGTATCAACGATCCATCAAAAGCGGTATTTGGGGGGATCTCAGCCTGTGGGACCAAAGATGTATTACTGACCGCCGAGTCTGGACTGGAGCTAAtagtgtcatcatcatcatctataatttcctcctcctcctcttcattgGCCTTGTTTCCTGTTAAAACAGCATTGTTTGGTGGCTGCTGATTCTGCACAAGTACATTGATTGAAGGAGACATATGATTTGGAAGTGAAGAACTGACATTTGGTGGTGTAGTAAGTGATGTCTGATTTAATAAAATGATGTTGGGAGTCAGATGTGTTGGGGCCGAGGATACCAATAATTTTTCACTTCCTTGTGTTTGGTTCAGAGTTGCCTGATTCACAGAAGTAGGAAGTTTCTGAGTAGGTGTGATATTTGTTAAAGGGGGAGAGCTATTGCTCGCACAAGGTGCAACATCTGAAATAGCAACAGAGCCTGGGTTAGGCTGGACCTCTGCCACTGTATTGGTACTTGGCAAAGTCTCCTTTGCAGGCAGAATCTCAGAGCAGAAAATGACGTCATCGTCGTCATCATCTGAATCGGTAACAATGATCTTTTTCATCTCATAATCTTCAGCAGATAAGGAAAAAGACTCTGTTATAATTGGCATTATAGTGGCCCCATTTTCTTGGGCTTCAtcttttgatttttgtatttcaaGGTTCTTGTCACTAGAACCAGGAGGTAAGGTTTCTGCATTACCATCCTGAGCTGTACCTGAGATGCTTTTAACCTGTGACAATGGGACACCAAGCTCTGCTATAAATTTAACTCCTAATAACTGCCCTGATTTAATTAACTCATCAAGTAAATCTGATCTAACACGAACAATTTTAGAACTATAGATATAATTGAGAATTTCTGCAAAGATCTCTGCTCTTATAAAGCTCAGTTCAACAACTTGCCCAGCAACTGAGAAGAGCTGATGGAAGTAAGTACTAGAAGCTGAAAGGATGTTCCTGTGGGCTCGGAATTTTCGGTCTTCCACAATAACGGTAACATCACAGAAGAGTCCATGGCCGCGTTGCTCATTCAAGGAGTTCAGCAGACTGCCAGAGTATTGAATGTCTGTAGCAGAAATCAGTTTTCTACTCTCCATGCCTgtaagagaaagggagggggaggatgggAGATTAGGAAAGAAGGACAAAAGCACTTCATCATTCAGAATTTCAGCTACAGCATCATTAACTAGTTTACTGGAGATTTACCCGAAGTTTGATAtaactttttggtttttatataaattattcttaCAGGCTGGTTTTTGGACCACATGTCAAATCTCATGACTTTCCCCTGAGAAGAGACAAGCCAGTtttaaattgatctacagatttgaACATTAATCTCTTCCTTTGAATCTTAGATTCATGCATCACCACTAGGCTAGTTTTAAagactaaaattaattttcttagttCCAATTTTGGATTTTCTCCTCAAGAAGAGTTAAGAGTTAATTTTTAACTGTcttaaaactttaagaaaaatcttCATCATGAACACATAAAAGTTATTTCACCTGTAAATGAATGTTTTGAATGTCAGAAAAGCTTGGTGTGTGCAACACTGAGTCCAAAATATGTAGTCTTCCTAAATTTTAACTTATCTTTAAGAACATATTCAACAGCTATTCCCTGCAGCCAGTGACTAAATCAGAATTTATAAACACTGGCAATTATtacctctattatttttctattcttactTTGATTGGGATGCCTCATCTGGATAAACTATGAAACACCTTTCTTaccctctcctctttcttcttccccttgCCACTTCCCCTCACCTGCCTACCCTTACAATCTCCAGAGATGGAATGTTAAACAGAGTGCCAAATGAAGTCAACAGATGCtgttgtgaaaaaataaaacaaaggaaaagaaaagtttacCATTTCTTAAAGCTCATTTGCATGAAAACACAAAACATTGAATTTTGTTGGTAAAGAATTATGAGCATTGATATGAGAACTTTCTTCACACCAAATGAACTAGTGAAAATTAAGATATAAACTTACTGGAATAGAGCAGACATCACTCtagaaaaaaaggggagggggactGTCAATAAATAGTATTGCTGTGTACCACCCCCAAAACAATTTTTGGCACTTTGCAGAAGATATATCCAATAACAATGA
Protein-coding sequences here:
- the ZBTB33 gene encoding transcriptional regulator Kaiso; its protein translation is MESRKLISATDIQYSGSLLNSLNEQRGHGLFCDVTVIVEDRKFRAHRNILSASSTYFHQLFSVAGQVVELSFIRAEIFAEILNYIYSSKIVRVRSDLLDELIKSGQLLGVKFIAELGVPLSQVKSISGTAQDGNAETLPPGSSDKNLEIQKSKDEAQENGATIMPIITESFSLSAEDYEMKKIIVTDSDDDDDDVIFCSEILPAKETLPSTNTVAEVQPNPGSVAISDVAPCASNSSPPLTNITPTQKLPTSVNQATLNQTQGSEKLLVSSAPTHLTPNIILLNQTSLTTPPNVSSSLPNHMSPSINVLVQNQQPPNNAVLTGNKANEEEEEEIIDDDDDTISSSPDSAVSNTSLVPQAEIPPNTAFDGSLIQKMQIPTLLQEPLSNSLKISDIITRNTNDPGLGSKHLMEGQKIITLDTATEIEGLSTGCKVYANIGEDTYDIVIPVKDDPDEGEARLENEIPKTSSSETANKRMKVKHDDHYELIVDGRVYYICIVCKRSYVCLTSLRRHFNIHSWEKKYPCRYCEKVFPLAEYRTKHEIHHTGERRYQCLACGKSFINYQFMSSHIKSVHSQDPSGDSKLYRLHPCRSLQIRQYAYLSDKSGTMPVMKDDGIGYKVDAGKEPPVGTTSTPQNKPMTWEDIFIQQENDSIFKQNVTDGSTEFEFIIPESY